A genome region from Sporomusaceae bacterium includes the following:
- a CDS encoding electron transfer flavoprotein subunit beta/FixA family protein, producing the protein MEIVVCVKQVPDTTEVKIDPVTNTLIRQGVPSIVNPFDKNAVEAALVLKEKHGGKVTVISMGPPQAKDALKECLAMGADAAILVSDRAFGGADTLATSYTLAAAIKKLGTVDVILCGKQAIDGDTAQVGPEIAEHLGIPQVTYVAKVEVNGATARLEREHEDGYEIIEVNTPVMLTVVKSANEPRYPTVKGTMRANRAEIPVWTLADLDVDQARLGLKGSPTQVRKIFTPKQRTQGVLIQKDTAREAVAELIAKLSEAKIV; encoded by the coding sequence ATGGAAATCGTCGTCTGTGTCAAGCAAGTACCTGACACCACCGAAGTAAAAATCGATCCAGTAACCAACACGCTCATCCGCCAGGGGGTACCGAGCATCGTCAACCCGTTCGACAAGAACGCCGTTGAAGCCGCGCTCGTCCTCAAAGAAAAGCACGGCGGCAAGGTGACGGTCATCAGCATGGGGCCGCCCCAGGCCAAGGACGCACTGAAGGAATGCCTCGCCATGGGGGCCGACGCGGCCATCCTTGTCAGCGACCGCGCCTTCGGCGGCGCCGACACCCTCGCCACCAGCTACACCCTCGCGGCGGCCATCAAAAAGCTTGGCACAGTCGACGTAATCCTCTGCGGCAAGCAAGCCATCGACGGCGACACCGCCCAGGTCGGGCCGGAAATCGCCGAACACCTCGGCATTCCCCAGGTCACCTATGTCGCCAAAGTCGAAGTCAACGGCGCCACCGCCCGCCTTGAGCGCGAACACGAAGACGGCTACGAAATCATCGAAGTGAATACGCCCGTCATGCTCACCGTCGTCAAATCCGCCAACGAGCCGCGCTACCCAACCGTTAAAGGCACCATGCGCGCCAACCGCGCCGAGATCCCTGTCTGGACGCTCGCCGACCTCGACGTCGACCAGGCCAGGCTCGGCCTCAAAGGCTCGCCCACCCAGGTCCGTAAAATCTTCACCCCCAAGCAGCGCACCCAGGGGGTTCTCATCCAGAAGGACACCGCCCGGGAAGCGGTCGCAGAACTAATCGCCAAACTGTCTGAAGCGAAGATCGTCTAG
- a CDS encoding acyl-CoA dehydrogenase gives MQFELTDDQKMMQKMVREFAEKEVAPGTEERDEHEKFDRSLFDSLGELGVTGICFPEQYGGAGGDNLSYILAIEEVSRIDDGLGIALSASVSLCGWPIYAYGNEEQKKKYLTPLAEGTKLGAFGLTEPNAGTDAASQQTVAVLQGDHYILNGSKIFITNAGEAETYIVFAMTDKSKGTRGISAFILEKDMPGFTFGKKEHKLGIRSSQTMELIFQDVKVPVANLLGKEGEGFKIAMTTLDGGRIGVAAQALGIAQAALDHAVKYSKERVQFGKPIAANQAIAFMLADMAVKVDAARLLTYRAAYLKDNGQPYSKEAAMAKLYASDAAMNVTTDAVQIFGGYGYSREYPVERLMRNAKITQIYEGTNQVQRMVISGAVLR, from the coding sequence ATGCAATTCGAACTGACCGACGACCAAAAAATGATGCAGAAAATGGTGCGTGAATTCGCCGAAAAGGAAGTTGCCCCAGGCACGGAAGAACGCGACGAGCATGAAAAATTCGACCGTTCCCTGTTCGACTCCCTCGGCGAACTCGGCGTCACCGGCATCTGCTTCCCCGAGCAATATGGCGGCGCAGGCGGCGACAACCTCAGCTACATCCTCGCCATCGAGGAAGTCAGCCGCATCGACGACGGCCTGGGCATCGCCCTGTCCGCGTCCGTCTCGCTGTGCGGCTGGCCCATTTACGCCTACGGCAACGAAGAACAGAAAAAGAAATACCTCACCCCCCTCGCCGAAGGGACCAAACTCGGCGCCTTCGGCCTCACCGAGCCCAACGCCGGCACCGACGCCGCCTCCCAGCAGACCGTCGCCGTCCTCCAGGGCGACCACTACATCTTGAACGGCAGCAAAATCTTCATCACCAACGCCGGCGAAGCCGAGACCTACATCGTATTCGCCATGACCGACAAAAGTAAAGGCACAAGAGGAATTTCCGCCTTCATTCTCGAAAAAGATATGCCGGGGTTCACCTTTGGCAAAAAAGAACATAAACTGGGCATCCGTTCATCCCAGACCATGGAGCTCATCTTCCAGGACGTCAAAGTCCCGGTGGCCAACCTCCTCGGCAAAGAAGGCGAAGGCTTCAAAATCGCCATGACCACCCTCGACGGCGGCCGCATCGGTGTCGCTGCCCAGGCCCTCGGCATCGCCCAGGCCGCGCTCGACCACGCCGTCAAATACTCCAAGGAACGGGTCCAGTTCGGCAAACCCATCGCCGCCAACCAGGCCATCGCCTTCATGCTCGCCGACATGGCCGTCAAGGTCGACGCCGCCCGCCTGCTCACCTACCGGGCCGCCTACCTCAAAGACAACGGCCAGCCTTACTCCAAAGAGGCCGCCATGGCCAAGCTGTACGCCTCTGACGCTGCCATGAACGTCACCACCGACGCCGTCCAGATCTTCGGCGGCTACGGCTACAGCCGCGAATACCCGGTCGAGCGCCTGATGCGCAACGCCAAAATCACCCAGATCTACGAAGGTACCAACCAAGTCCAGCGCATGGTCATCTCGGGGGCCGTCCTCCGCTAG